AGGGTCAGTTGGAACAGATTAGTGCGGTAACGACTTTCGCCAATCAATACAAGAAACCCATCATCATCGACCCAGTGGCTGTGGGCGCGGTTGACTACCGTAAAGAACGCTGCAATGAATTACTGGATCAGATTGATGTCGCGGTCATTCGTGGTAACGCGGGTGAGATTGCTGCATTGGCGGACGTTGAGTGGAATGCCAAGGGGATTGATGCCGGTGAAGGCAGCGGTGACTTGGAAGAAATTGCCAAGAAATTAGCCAAGAAGCGCAACTGTGTCGTGGTTGAAAGCGGCAAGACCGATATCATTACCGATGGTGAGGCGGTGGTCCGAATCTACAATGAAACGGATTTGTTCAAGCTGCACGTTGGTTCCGGGGATATGCTGTCCAGTACCATCGGTTGCTTCTGTGGTGTCGAGCACGACTATTTCGAAGCAGCCCAGACGGCCACGTCGGTCTTTGATGTGGCCGGTGAAGTCGTTGCCAAATCAATGCCCAAACCGCTGGCAGGATCATTTGGTGTTCAGTTGATCGACGAGCTTCATTTGATTGATACTAAGACCGTTGAGAAGTATGCGAATTTTGAGTAGAAAAGAGTGCGACGAGGCCCGGTTTGACCCCGGAGTGTAAGGCGGAAATTTAAAGGATGAACGGTTTTGGTTCATCGTTTGAATTTTTGCCTTACACAGTAGGGGGTCAGGGCCGTTGGAGAACGTTTCCACAAAGTATGATATATACGGAAAAACCCACATGATCACAAGCTCAACAAAGAAAGGTAGGACTCAAAATAATGGTTAACGAAACAGTTCAAACTTTAACAATCGCGGGAACTGACAGTGGTGGCGGTGCCGGCGTGATGGCCGACATTAAGACCATGCAGATGCGCCACGTTTTCTCGGCGGCAGTGATTGTGGCCGTCACGGCGCAAAACACGATTGGGGTTCAGGACTTTATGCCGATTCCCAAGAAACTGATTGATGAACAGTTTGCCTCAGTCGCAGACGATTTGAAAATTCGCGCTTGTAAAACAGGGATGTTGGCGGACGTCGCCACGGTTGAAGCAGTGGTTGAGAATTTGAAAAAATATGATTTGGGGACTCTCACGGTTGATCCGGTGATGGTTGCCAAAGGTGGTGCCCGCTTGCTTTCAGAAGATGCGATTAAGACGGTTCGTGA
Above is a genomic segment from Lentilactobacillus buchneri containing:
- the thiM gene encoding hydroxyethylthiazole kinase, whose translation is MKIDLLDTLRKKNPIAFNISNFVTVQDVANGINALGASPIMSEEKNEAEPMVQMADSVTVNLGAFTEGQLEQISAVTTFANQYKKPIIIDPVAVGAVDYRKERCNELLDQIDVAVIRGNAGEIAALADVEWNAKGIDAGEGSGDLEEIAKKLAKKRNCVVVESGKTDIITDGEAVVRIYNETDLFKLHVGSGDMLSSTIGCFCGVEHDYFEAAQTATSVFDVAGEVVAKSMPKPLAGSFGVQLIDELHLIDTKTVEKYANFE